From Primulina tabacum isolate GXHZ01 chromosome 2, ASM2559414v2, whole genome shotgun sequence, one genomic window encodes:
- the LOC142521932 gene encoding cycloeucalenol cycloisomerase-like, which yields MGGAEVDVCSSSNFWLAQDPSKRWGEVFFLLYTPFWLTLCLGIVVPYKLYENFTEWEYLFLGLVSALPALIIPMILVGKADSSLCWKDRYWVKANLWVILFSYVGNYFWTHYFFTVLGASYTFPSWKMNNVPHTTFLLTHVCFLFYHVSSNMTLRRIQHSIAHLPEKRQSLFKAAWILALSYFIAYLETVAISNFPYYKFVDRASMYKVGSLFYAIYFFVSFPMFLRIDEKPGDRWDLARVAIDALGAAMLVTIILDLWRIFLGPIVSIPDSKQCSQPGLPWFPVNV from the exons ATGGGAG GTGCTGAAGTGGATGTTTGCTCAAGTTCAAATTTTTGGTTGGCTCAAGACCCCAGCAAGAGATGGGGTGAAGTATTTTTCCTTCTCTACACTCCTTTCTGGCTCACTCTTTGCCTTGGCATTGTTGTACCCTACAAACTTTATGAG AATTTCACCGAGTGGGAATACCTATTTCTTGGACTTGTTTCAGCACTCCCTGCTCTCATTATACCAATGATTCTCGTTGGGAAG GCTGATAGCAGTTTATGCTGGAAAGATCGTTATTGGGTAAAA GCTAATCTCTGGGTCATACTCTTCAGTTATGTCGGAAATTATTTTTGGACCCACTATTTTTTCACTGTTCTGGGCGCCTCATATACGTTCCCTTCGTGGAAAATGAACAAT GTACCTCACACCACTTTCCTTCTCACACATGTATGCTTCTTGTTCTATCACGTGTCATCAAATATGACACTTCGTAGAATCCAGCATTCAATTGCTCACTTGCCCGAGAAAAGACAGTCTCTTTTCAAAGCAGCCTGGATTCTGGCTCTTTCATACTTTATAGCATATCTGGAGACTGTAGCTATTTCCAAT TTTCCATATTACAAATTTGTGGACCGAGCATCCATGTACAAAGTTGGTTCCTTGTTTTATGCAATATACTTTTTTGTCAGCTTCCCTATGTTTTTGAG AATCGACGAGAAACCTGGTGATCGATGGGATTTGGCTCGTGTAGCCATAGATGCTTTAGGTGCTGCGATGCTTGTCACCATCATACTCGACTTGTGGCGTATATTTCTGGGACCAATAGTGTCAATTCCAGATTCCAAACAATGCTCTCAACCTGGATTGCCTTGGTTTCCTGTAAACGTCTAG
- the LOC142521928 gene encoding polyadenylate-binding protein RBP47B' yields MSGPTVPYHQPATLEEVRTLWIGDLPYWADESYLRGWFAQTGEVLSIKVIRNKITGQPEGYGFVEFTSHQVAERVLQSYHGTQIPGTELTFRLNWASFGVGEKRIDGGPEHSIFVGDLAPDVTDYLLQETFRVSYPSVRGAKVVTDPNTGRSKGYGFVKFADEMERNRAMVEMNGIYCSTRPMRISAATPKKTAAAVPQQYVAAKAIYPAPVYTAPVQTLPVDNDINNTTVFLGNLDHNVSEEELRQIFLQFGEIVYVKIPASKGCGFVQFTARTSAEESIQSMQGAVIGQQVVRLSWGRSLTAKQDVASVWGQSADPNQWSAYYAYGQGYDPYAVVATQDPSAYSYGAYAGYAQYPQQTEGSQEMAVLSGAVPPTEHREEIYDPLATPNVDKLNASYLAVHGSAILGRPMWQRTSSSLPLV; encoded by the exons ATGAGCGGGCCAACGGTACCGTATCACCAACCAGCCACACTGGAAGAAGTACGCACCCTTTGGATTGGTGATTTGCCTTATTGGGCCGACGAATCCTATCTACGCGGCTGGTTTGCCCAAACCGGCGAG GTCCTTTCGATAAAAGTAATTCGAAACAAAATAACAGGTCAGCCAGAGGGTTATGGGTTTGTGGAATTTACATCACATCAAGTGGCGGAAAGGGTTCTACAATCTTATCATGGAACACAGATTCCCGGGACGGAGCTAACTTTTAGATTGAATTGGGCATCATTTGGTGTAGGAGAAAAGCGTATTGATGGAGGCCCTGAACACTCTATTTTTGTTGGAGATTTAGCACCAGACGTTACGGACTATCTGCTGCAGGAGACTTTCCGAGTTAGTTATCCATCAGTTAGAGGAGCCAAGGTCGTGACAGATCCAAACACTGGGCGTTCCAAGGGATATGGTTTTGTTAAGTTTGCTGATGAGATGGAGAGGAATCGAGCGATGGTTGAGATGAATGGTATCTATTGCTCAACCAGGCCCATGCGAATTAGTGCAGCAACACCCAAGaaaactgctgctgctgttccACAGCAGTATGTTGCTGCCAAAG CAATATATCCAGCACCAGTTTATACTGCACCAGTTCAGACACTTCCAGTGGACAATGATATCAATAACACTACC GTTTTTCTTGGTAATTTGGACCATAATGTATCAGAAGAAGAACTGAGGCAGATATTTTTGCAATTTGGTGAAATTGTGTATGTTAAAATCCCAGCATCCAAAGGTTGTGGTTTTGTGCAGTTCACAGCAAG GACATCTGCTGAAGAATCAATCCAGAGCATGCAAGGTGCTGTGATTGGTCAACAAGTCGTCCGTCTTTCCTGGGGAAGGAGTCTAACAGCAAAACAG GATGTTGCTAGTGTCTGGGGTCAATCTGCAGATCCAAATCAATGGAGTGCTTATTATGCTTATGGGCAAGGATATGATCCCTATGCTGTGGTTGCCACGCAGGATCCTTCAGCCTATTCATACGGTGCATACGCTGGATATGCACAGTATCCTCAACAG ACGGAAGGGTCTCAAGAGATGGCAGTTTTATCTGGTGCTGTTCCACCTACCGAACACAGAGAGGAGATTTATGATCCCTTGGCTACACCCAATGTTGACAA GTTAAATGCTTCTTACCTGGCTGTTCATGGAAGTGCCATTTTGGGAAGGCCTATGTGGCAGAGGACCTCCTCGTCATTACCGCTAGTATAG